The following proteins are encoded in a genomic region of Hymenobacter siberiensis:
- a CDS encoding GAF domain-containing protein, with protein MANSYPRRPADEAHRLQALRPYQLITSIPNPLFDDLIRLTAMLFNVPIAIVALVEESTVQFRLNVGLPAGTAREPRDESLCSVAILQGDTTVFENLETAPCELAEPGFVQRMNLQFYAGSPLRTASGFPVGVLCVIDRLPRYFGTEEQALLERLSDIVIRLLDLRIQLENTDLYDQIEASVNRLDTLAELAELAELAELAKWEESSETDTAVAYRTSTQEEIGRVVDALHEQLTERLH; from the coding sequence ATGGCTAACTCCTACCCCCGCCGCCCCGCCGACGAGGCGCACCGGCTGCAGGCTCTGCGCCCGTATCAGCTCATTACCTCCATTCCAAACCCGCTGTTCGATGACCTGATTCGGCTCACGGCTATGCTTTTCAACGTGCCCATTGCCATTGTGGCGCTGGTGGAAGAAAGCACCGTGCAGTTTCGGCTAAACGTGGGCCTGCCCGCCGGCACCGCCCGGGAGCCCCGCGACGAGAGCCTGTGCTCGGTCGCCATTCTGCAAGGCGATACCACAGTGTTCGAAAACCTCGAAACCGCCCCCTGCGAGCTGGCCGAACCCGGCTTCGTGCAACGGATGAATCTACAGTTTTATGCCGGCAGCCCGCTGCGCACGGCCAGCGGCTTTCCGGTGGGCGTGTTGTGCGTAATTGACCGCTTGCCCCGGTACTTCGGCACCGAAGAACAGGCACTGCTGGAGCGCCTTTCCGACATTGTGATACGCCTGCTGGACCTGCGCATTCAGTTGGAAAATACCGACCTCTACGACCAGATTGAGGCCTCCGTGAACCGCCTTGACACCCTGGCTGAGCTGGCTGAGCTGGCTGAGCTGGCTGAGCTGGCTAAATGGGAAGAAAGCTCCGAAACCGATACCGCTGTAGCCTACCGTACCTCAACGCAGGAAGAAATCGGGCGCGTAGTGGATGCGCTGCACGAGCAGCTTACGGAACGGCTGCACTAG
- a CDS encoding HNH endonuclease signature motif containing protein, translating into MAQQFARPNAVISAMNNCLHCGAKIANAKYCSRSCANRVNGHLFPSRKPIARSCKHCGAALQTRRTTCDSCNPSVVDWTTVSLQQLKTKALQQYAAQIRSLARLAYRKSSRPKACAVCGYDVHYEVCHIKPINEFLPIDFVAGVNKLTNLVALCPNHHWEFDHGRLAVALITSMAEKEFVSGA; encoded by the coding sequence TTGGCGCAGCAATTTGCCCGGCCTAATGCGGTAATTTCAGCCATGAATAACTGCCTGCACTGCGGTGCTAAAATTGCTAACGCAAAGTATTGCTCCCGCTCGTGCGCTAACCGTGTAAACGGACATCTATTTCCCAGCCGCAAACCCATTGCTCGCAGCTGCAAGCATTGCGGCGCCGCACTGCAAACCCGGCGTACTACTTGTGATAGTTGTAACCCGAGCGTGGTTGATTGGACTACGGTATCGCTGCAACAACTCAAAACCAAAGCCCTACAACAGTACGCCGCCCAAATCCGCAGTCTGGCGCGCCTGGCGTACCGCAAATCAAGCCGGCCCAAAGCGTGTGCGGTTTGTGGCTACGATGTGCATTACGAAGTATGCCATATCAAGCCCATTAATGAGTTTTTACCCATCGATTTCGTCGCTGGGGTGAATAAACTGACCAATTTGGTGGCGCTTTGCCCCAATCATCATTGGGAGTTCGACCACGGGCGCTTAGCTGTTGCTCTCATCACTTCTATGGCAGAAAAGGAATTTGTATCCGGTGCATAA
- a CDS encoding Pycsar system effector family protein: MKEIIPESVETSAASAPAASVETPAPAAPPAAPAPEEPLAAEADKAPKAKTSALTKAAQAYITDLFAKELSPKLTYHTLGHTEAVVKECRALVPAANLSADDTESLLLAAWFHDSGYLDVYDGHEFRSMERAGAWLAKHDLPKARVELIQGLIKATHRDSPPETELQKILVDADMSNLARDDYRSRAELLRTEWELVLDKTYSTPEWTELQLNFMLAHKYFSQAGKDRYKKALKKHIDDQRDHLKKKEKKTKKKTRGKSETFAEPKRGIETMFRTMYSNHMKLSDMADKKASMMIQLNAVLISVIITYLGAKIGKAGSLAPLMGNNPVLAIPVSILLITALGSVTTAILSAQPDVTSFHWLKKSPEIATNRRVNLLFFGQFTKLNLDNFQSGMREIMQQKDMLYTNMVTDIYYLGEVLTRKYRLLRTSYTIFLVGIILTALSFGIALLYKS; the protein is encoded by the coding sequence ATGAAAGAAATTATCCCCGAATCCGTCGAAACTTCTGCGGCGTCCGCACCGGCTGCATCGGTGGAAACCCCGGCTCCGGCCGCGCCCCCGGCGGCCCCCGCCCCCGAGGAGCCGCTTGCGGCAGAGGCCGACAAAGCCCCCAAGGCCAAAACCTCGGCCCTGACAAAAGCGGCGCAGGCCTACATCACCGACCTGTTTGCCAAAGAATTATCGCCCAAGCTCACCTACCACACCCTGGGCCACACCGAGGCCGTGGTGAAGGAGTGCCGCGCCCTGGTCCCCGCCGCCAACCTCAGCGCCGACGACACCGAGAGCCTGCTGCTGGCCGCCTGGTTTCACGACTCGGGCTACCTTGATGTGTACGACGGCCACGAGTTTCGCAGCATGGAGCGGGCCGGGGCCTGGCTGGCCAAACACGACCTGCCCAAAGCCCGCGTCGAGCTGATTCAGGGCCTGATTAAGGCCACGCACCGCGACTCGCCGCCCGAAACCGAGCTGCAAAAAATCCTGGTCGATGCCGACATGAGCAACCTGGCGCGCGACGACTACCGCTCCCGCGCCGAGCTGCTGCGCACCGAGTGGGAGCTAGTGCTCGACAAAACCTACTCCACGCCGGAGTGGACCGAGCTGCAGCTTAACTTCATGCTGGCCCACAAGTACTTCTCCCAAGCGGGCAAAGACCGGTACAAGAAGGCCCTCAAAAAGCACATCGACGACCAGCGCGACCACCTCAAGAAGAAGGAAAAAAAAACCAAGAAGAAAACCCGGGGAAAGAGCGAAACCTTTGCCGAGCCCAAGCGCGGCATCGAAACCATGTTCCGCACCATGTACTCGAACCACATGAAGCTGAGCGACATGGCCGACAAAAAGGCCAGCATGATGATTCAGCTCAACGCGGTGCTTATCTCGGTCATCATCACCTACCTGGGGGCCAAAATAGGCAAGGCCGGCAGCCTGGCCCCGCTGATGGGTAACAACCCCGTGCTGGCCATTCCGGTGAGTATTCTCCTGATAACGGCCCTGGGCTCGGTGACAACGGCCATTCTCTCGGCCCAGCCCGATGTTACAAGTTTCCACTGGCTCAAGAAAAGCCCCGAAATTGCCACCAACCGCCGCGTCAACCTGCTGTTCTTCGGGCAGTTCACCAAGCTCAACCTCGATAATTTCCAGAGCGGCATGCGCGAGATTATGCAGCAGAAAGACATGCTCTACACCAACATGGTGACGGACATTTACTACCTCGGCGAGGTGCTCACCCGCAAATACCGCCTGCTGCGCACCAGCTACACCATTTTTCTGGTGGGCATTATTCTCACGGCGCTCTCGTTCGGCATCGCGCTGCTGTATAAGTCGTAG
- a CDS encoding metallophosphoesterase: MYLFRRFTFLLACCLPLVATAQQAALKTPKAPKESRGTQRELPEPGESDQNPHTSRPNYRKAGVNWARNTPPDSTRIRYRVFLIGDVGNPIPVAKGGEPSLNFLRQEIMKAGKNSTTIFLGDNVYNYGMPEEGAYDRKNAEERLTAQLDIFRGYPGEKYMTPGNHDWIQGTAGGLEQVNREQAFVEQYMRKDSTAFSYTGDFFLPRDGCPGPFEVRVQDDLVLIALNSQWFLTPPTNRPFGLNGACGADNNDDVFAALEEIIARNKDKHIMVFAHHPLFSDGIHGGYFTLADHIFPLSIVFKYAFIPLPVIGSIYPFARKYGGISQDIPHPMYQAYRKGLLDIFAKYPNVVYAAGHEHNLQYYTEGSTHFITSGSGCKTQHVKPGDGGGAIFSDKEKGFAVVNYYDDGQVWSEYFIPQGNGQTARRVFRTPMYAKTTGTIATTPAEPLSETVLTTTNGQAGGQKLPQTEAAIEEKKKDKKKKQQKAEAAIAKAPIPTTRPDYRDSSVTVAINANYDRHGGFHNWLLGEHYRKEWATPVKFRTLDLANDKDGLMPYKTGGGKQTASLKVRNEVGYNFTLRGIDKDPAAVLPEQLRTGLAKAVLQDQISAQHPYASFVLPPLGTAAGILHTNPVPVYIPQDPLLGQYYAQFANLPAALEEDAKDSQDNVASLGFAKNLVGTEKMLTRLLDDNDNQVNQKAFARSRLFDMWIGDWDRHEDQWRWSETKDKGGDRTFTAVPEDRDIAFFKGDGVLPYIISRRFAIRNFQNFGYDYADYKGLNQTGMSNDRVFMSAVTRQDWIKEADYMKAHLTDEVIEKAFRDKWPKEIYDLHGKEIIAKLKSRRDLLPDVAGKYADLLAEIVEVRGSKKNEKFTVERLADRKTRVVMQKINKDGKLTKILYDRTFDDAVTDEVRLYGIAGKDVYDVKGDVKRGVKLRIIAGTGRDSITTRDHVGGLLHKTQIYDADSGNVINTSSEARQRLEPGYEVSRYDYPHRFDLKDYRLDYVGPALYFGYNIDDGVLLGGGVTYRHYGFRREPYSWEQSITANFAPARAAYNIRYMGQFTRIFKNTDLHIAAQYYGPQLLYNFFGIGNNTVNLATKDENRGVVTNRSVNSAYRVRFNRLTIAPTFERKLFNFLKFGIGPQYDQFRIEQDPIGSVIKDSLTNKSGVTTYENRRFGVRASDFQTNQYLGGLMYLNLDASSSAKNPRIGLRWYNEYQYNWQLNSESLSFGRFSTEVRAYLTPNFPFHLTYAGRIGYQHNFGDYRFYQANTLGGTTNLRGYRRTRFAGRTAVYANFEPRLELFSFNAYLFPGKFGVMGLADIGRVYSDNDTGTYTGLNAFHSGFGGGIYVDILKAAIINATYSVGEEKLVFVGFDFLF, encoded by the coding sequence ATGTACTTATTTCGCCGGTTCACTTTTCTGCTTGCTTGCTGCCTGCCGCTGGTTGCCACGGCTCAGCAAGCTGCTCTCAAAACCCCCAAAGCGCCCAAAGAGTCCCGCGGAACCCAGCGGGAGCTTCCCGAGCCCGGCGAGTCGGACCAGAACCCGCACACCAGCCGCCCCAACTACCGCAAGGCCGGCGTGAACTGGGCGCGCAATACGCCTCCGGACTCGACCCGCATCCGCTACCGCGTCTTCTTGATTGGCGACGTGGGTAATCCCATTCCGGTGGCCAAGGGCGGCGAGCCGAGCCTGAATTTCCTGCGTCAGGAGATAATGAAGGCCGGTAAAAACAGCACCACCATCTTCCTGGGCGACAACGTGTACAACTACGGCATGCCTGAGGAAGGGGCCTACGACCGTAAAAATGCCGAGGAGCGCCTCACCGCCCAGCTCGATATTTTCCGGGGCTACCCCGGCGAGAAGTACATGACGCCCGGCAACCACGACTGGATTCAGGGCACGGCCGGCGGCCTGGAACAGGTCAACCGCGAGCAGGCCTTTGTGGAGCAGTACATGCGCAAGGACTCGACGGCCTTCTCCTACACCGGCGACTTTTTCCTGCCCCGCGACGGCTGCCCCGGCCCGTTTGAGGTGCGCGTGCAGGACGACCTGGTGCTCATCGCCCTGAACTCGCAGTGGTTTCTGACGCCGCCCACCAACCGGCCTTTCGGCCTGAACGGGGCCTGCGGGGCCGATAACAACGATGACGTATTTGCGGCGCTGGAGGAGATTATTGCCCGCAATAAGGACAAGCACATTATGGTGTTTGCCCACCATCCGCTGTTCAGCGACGGCATTCATGGCGGTTACTTCACGCTGGCCGACCATATTTTCCCCCTGAGCATTGTGTTCAAATACGCTTTCATTCCGCTGCCCGTCATTGGCTCGATTTACCCGTTTGCGCGCAAGTACGGCGGCATCAGCCAGGACATTCCGCACCCCATGTACCAGGCCTACCGTAAGGGGCTGCTCGATATTTTTGCCAAATACCCCAACGTGGTGTACGCCGCCGGGCACGAGCACAATCTGCAATACTACACGGAGGGCAGCACGCACTTCATCACCAGCGGCTCGGGCTGCAAAACCCAGCACGTGAAGCCCGGTGACGGCGGCGGGGCCATTTTCTCGGATAAGGAGAAGGGCTTTGCCGTGGTGAACTACTACGACGACGGCCAGGTGTGGAGCGAGTACTTCATTCCGCAGGGTAATGGCCAGACGGCCCGCCGCGTGTTCCGCACGCCGATGTATGCCAAAACCACGGGCACCATTGCCACCACGCCCGCCGAGCCCCTTTCCGAAACGGTGCTGACCACCACCAATGGCCAGGCCGGCGGCCAGAAGCTGCCCCAGACGGAAGCGGCCATTGAGGAAAAGAAAAAGGACAAGAAAAAGAAGCAGCAAAAGGCCGAAGCCGCCATCGCCAAGGCCCCGATTCCGACCACGCGCCCCGACTACCGCGACAGCTCCGTGACGGTGGCCATCAACGCGAACTACGACCGCCACGGCGGTTTTCACAACTGGCTGCTGGGCGAGCATTACCGCAAGGAGTGGGCCACGCCCGTGAAATTCCGCACCCTGGACCTGGCCAACGATAAAGACGGCCTGATGCCCTACAAAACCGGCGGCGGCAAGCAAACCGCCTCGTTGAAAGTGCGCAACGAGGTGGGCTACAACTTCACCCTGCGCGGCATCGACAAAGACCCCGCCGCCGTGCTGCCCGAGCAGCTGCGCACCGGCCTGGCCAAGGCCGTGCTGCAGGACCAGATTTCGGCCCAGCACCCGTATGCGTCGTTTGTGCTGCCGCCGCTGGGCACGGCAGCCGGCATTCTGCACACCAACCCGGTGCCGGTCTACATTCCGCAGGACCCCTTGCTGGGGCAGTACTACGCGCAGTTTGCCAACCTGCCCGCCGCCTTGGAAGAAGACGCCAAGGACAGCCAGGACAATGTGGCCAGCCTGGGCTTCGCCAAAAACCTGGTGGGCACCGAGAAGATGCTGACCCGCCTGCTCGACGACAACGACAACCAGGTGAACCAGAAAGCCTTCGCCCGCTCGCGCCTCTTCGATATGTGGATTGGCGACTGGGACCGGCACGAGGACCAGTGGCGCTGGAGCGAAACGAAGGATAAGGGCGGCGACCGCACCTTCACGGCCGTGCCCGAAGACCGCGACATTGCCTTCTTTAAGGGCGATGGCGTGCTGCCCTATATCATTTCGCGCAGGTTTGCCATCCGCAACTTCCAGAACTTCGGGTATGACTACGCCGACTATAAGGGCCTGAACCAGACCGGTATGAGCAACGACCGGGTGTTTATGAGCGCCGTGACCCGCCAGGACTGGATAAAGGAGGCCGATTACATGAAAGCCCACCTCACCGATGAGGTAATCGAGAAGGCCTTCCGCGATAAATGGCCCAAGGAAATTTACGACCTGCACGGCAAGGAAATCATCGCCAAGCTGAAAAGCCGCCGCGACCTGCTGCCCGACGTGGCCGGTAAGTACGCCGACTTATTGGCCGAAATAGTGGAAGTGCGCGGCTCCAAAAAGAACGAGAAGTTTACCGTGGAGCGCCTTGCCGACCGCAAAACCCGCGTGGTGATGCAGAAGATTAACAAGGATGGCAAGCTGACCAAAATCCTCTACGACCGCACCTTCGACGATGCCGTGACCGACGAGGTACGCCTCTACGGCATTGCCGGCAAAGACGTGTACGACGTGAAGGGCGACGTGAAGCGCGGCGTGAAGCTGCGCATCATCGCCGGTACGGGCCGCGACTCCATCACCACCCGCGACCACGTGGGCGGCCTGCTCCACAAAACCCAGATTTACGACGCCGATTCCGGCAACGTTATCAACACCAGCTCCGAAGCCCGCCAGCGCCTGGAGCCCGGCTACGAGGTGAGCCGCTACGACTACCCGCACCGCTTTGACCTGAAGGATTACCGTCTCGACTACGTGGGCCCGGCCCTGTACTTCGGCTACAACATTGACGATGGCGTGCTGCTGGGCGGCGGCGTGACCTACCGGCACTACGGCTTCCGCCGCGAGCCGTATTCGTGGGAGCAGAGCATCACGGCCAACTTCGCGCCGGCTCGCGCGGCTTACAACATCCGCTACATGGGCCAGTTTACCCGTATTTTCAAGAATACCGACCTGCACATTGCCGCCCAGTACTACGGCCCGCAGCTGCTGTACAACTTCTTCGGCATTGGCAACAACACGGTGAACCTGGCTACCAAGGATGAGAACCGGGGCGTGGTTACCAACCGCAGCGTGAACAGCGCCTACCGCGTGCGCTTCAACCGGCTCACCATTGCGCCCACCTTCGAGCGCAAGCTGTTCAACTTCCTTAAGTTCGGCATCGGGCCGCAGTACGACCAGTTCCGCATCGAGCAAGACCCCATCGGCTCGGTTATCAAAGACAGCCTGACCAACAAGAGCGGGGTGACCACCTACGAAAACCGCCGCTTCGGCGTGCGCGCCTCCGATTTCCAGACCAACCAGTACCTCGGCGGCCTGATGTACCTGAACCTCGACGCCAGCTCCTCGGCCAAAAACCCCCGCATCGGCCTGCGCTGGTACAACGAGTACCAGTATAACTGGCAGCTCAACAGCGAAAGCCTGAGCTTTGGGCGCTTCAGCACCGAGGTACGGGCCTACCTCACGCCCAACTTCCCCTTCCACCTCACCTACGCTGGCCGCATTGGCTACCAGCACAACTTCGGCGACTACCGCTTTTACCAGGCCAACACCTTGGGCGGCACCACCAACCTGCGGGGCTACCGCCGCACCCGCTTCGCGGGCCGCACGGCTGTGTATGCCAACTTTGAGCCGCGCCTGGAGCTGTTTTCCTTCAATGCCTACCTCTTCCCCGGCAAGTTTGGCGTGATGGGCCTGGCCGATATCGGCCGCGTATATTCCGACAACGACACCGGCACTTATACCGGCCTAAATGCCTTCCACAGCGGTTTCGGCGGCGGCATCTACGTCGATATCCTCAAGGCAGCCATCATCAATGCCACCTACTCGGTAGGCGAGGAGAAGCTGGTGTTCGTCGGGTTCGACTTCCTGTTCTAA
- a CDS encoding GEVED domain-containing protein has translation MKVNVYAAALSLLGLALTTNSASAQAPAPHRTCASVEVLAAQLAADPGLAQRMAVINSQAVQFAKNNPATNATSAVTLTIPVVVHVLYSTTGENISDAQIQSQIDVLNEDYHKLNPDYTKTPSAFAGQVADVGIQFVLAKRNPSGLATTGIERKSSTTTSWGTADKIKKASTGGLDAWNASQYLNLWVGTIGGGILGYAQFPGGAAATDGVVISPVYIGRTGTVAAPYNLGRTASHEVGHWLNLNHIWGDDNGACTGTDNVADTPNQGAENYGKPVFPHVSCSNGPNGDMFMNYMDYVDDNAMFMFSTGQSSRMNALFGTGGARVGLLTSQGGVAPSGGGGTTPPPTVTYCTSKGASVAYEYIDYVKLGTIARTSGADGGYYDGTALSTSVAAGSAQTISFSAGFVGTAYSEYVNVYIDYNQNGVFTDAGELVVSAAASTAATTRTGSFTVPTTAKSGNTRMRVVLSDASATTSCGSYSYGETEDYTITVTGGARLDATTARTSGTTGLADQYTLYPNPASSVLSIARPLSMDPEQAFSVRVYDVRGSEIQGLSFVDGQLNVASLRAGIYTLSVSDGSKTSHQRFVKE, from the coding sequence ATGAAAGTAAATGTTTACGCCGCTGCGCTGAGTCTTTTGGGTCTTGCGCTCACCACTAATTCGGCCAGTGCCCAGGCACCCGCTCCCCACCGTACCTGTGCTTCGGTAGAAGTGCTGGCCGCCCAGCTCGCCGCCGACCCCGGCCTGGCTCAGCGCATGGCCGTCATCAACAGCCAGGCCGTGCAATTTGCCAAAAACAACCCGGCCACCAATGCCACTTCCGCCGTCACGCTCACCATTCCGGTGGTGGTGCACGTGCTGTACAGCACAACGGGCGAGAACATTTCTGATGCCCAGATTCAGTCGCAGATTGACGTGCTGAACGAGGACTACCACAAGCTGAACCCCGACTACACCAAAACCCCCAGCGCCTTCGCCGGCCAGGTGGCCGACGTGGGCATCCAGTTTGTGCTGGCCAAGCGCAACCCCAGTGGCCTCGCCACCACGGGCATCGAGCGCAAAAGCAGCACCACCACCAGCTGGGGCACTGCCGATAAAATCAAGAAAGCCAGCACCGGCGGCCTCGACGCCTGGAACGCCAGCCAGTACCTCAACCTGTGGGTGGGCACCATTGGCGGTGGCATTCTGGGCTATGCGCAGTTTCCCGGCGGCGCGGCGGCTACCGACGGCGTCGTGATTTCGCCCGTGTACATCGGCCGCACCGGCACCGTGGCCGCGCCCTACAACCTGGGCCGCACCGCCAGCCACGAAGTGGGCCACTGGCTGAACCTGAATCACATCTGGGGCGATGACAACGGCGCCTGCACCGGCACTGATAACGTGGCCGACACCCCTAACCAGGGCGCTGAGAACTACGGTAAGCCCGTGTTCCCGCACGTATCGTGCTCGAACGGTCCCAACGGCGACATGTTCATGAACTACATGGACTACGTGGACGACAACGCCATGTTCATGTTCTCGACCGGCCAGAGCTCGCGCATGAACGCGCTGTTTGGCACCGGCGGGGCCCGCGTGGGCCTGCTCACCTCGCAGGGCGGCGTAGCCCCGAGCGGCGGCGGCGGCACCACGCCTCCCCCCACCGTTACCTACTGCACCAGCAAGGGTGCCAGCGTAGCCTATGAGTATATCGACTACGTGAAGCTGGGCACCATTGCCCGCACCTCGGGCGCCGATGGCGGCTATTACGACGGCACCGCACTGAGCACCAGCGTAGCCGCCGGCTCGGCCCAAACCATCAGCTTCTCGGCCGGCTTTGTGGGCACGGCCTACTCGGAGTACGTGAACGTGTACATCGACTACAACCAGAACGGCGTGTTCACCGATGCCGGTGAGCTGGTCGTATCGGCCGCCGCCAGCACGGCTGCTACCACCCGCACGGGCTCCTTCACGGTGCCCACCACGGCCAAAAGCGGCAACACCCGCATGCGCGTAGTGCTGAGCGATGCCAGCGCCACCACCAGCTGCGGCAGCTACAGTTACGGCGAAACCGAGGACTACACCATCACCGTAACCGGTGGGGCCCGCCTCGATGCCACCACGGCCCGCACCAGCGGCACCACCGGCCTGGCCGACCAGTACACGCTGTACCCCAACCCAGCCAGTAGCGTGCTGAGCATTGCCCGCCCGCTGAGCATGGACCCCGAGCAGGCCTTCTCGGTGCGCGTGTACGACGTGCGCGGCAGCGAAATCCAGGGCCTGTCCTTCGTGGATGGCCAGCTGAACGTGGCTTCGCTACGCGCCGGCATCTACACGCTGAGCGTGAGCGACGGCAGCAAAACCTCGCACCAGCGCTTCGTGAAAGAATAG
- a CDS encoding DUF1016 N-terminal domain-containing protein encodes MGQLIAERQQQHGWGKGVVENLAHDLQMEFVGMSGFSSRNLWYMRDFYLEYIGVV; translated from the coding sequence CTGGGCCAACTCATTGCCGAGCGCCAGCAACAGCACGGCTGGGGCAAAGGCGTAGTCGAGAACCTGGCGCACGACCTGCAAATGGAGTTTGTGGGCATGAGCGGGTTTTCGTCCCGCAACCTATGGTACATGCGTGATTTTTACCTGGAATACATTGGAGTTGTTTAG